Proteins found in one Candidatus Saganbacteria bacterium genomic segment:
- a CDS encoding MBL fold metallo-hydrolase: protein MEIETIKVGHLQTNCYIVKDGNEALVIDPGFEAKEILPHLGDVKVLAIILTHGHYDHVTEAFKLKEGINFPIYIHKDDDAMMAYTTGLRADKFLKDNSTFVIGNLTFDIIHTPGHTLGGICLYNKKEHVLFSGDTLFKNDYGRIDLPGSSQDQMEESLKKLQKLPPETRVYPGHGDPTTIGDEKDLII from the coding sequence ATGGAAATAGAAACAATAAAAGTCGGACACCTGCAGACAAATTGTTATATCGTAAAAGACGGCAATGAGGCATTAGTCATTGACCCGGGATTTGAAGCGAAAGAAATTTTGCCTCATTTAGGCGATGTAAAAGTGTTGGCAATTATCTTAACCCACGGCCACTATGATCATGTTACAGAAGCCTTCAAGTTAAAAGAAGGCATCAACTTTCCCATCTATATTCACAAAGACGATGACGCCATGATGGCTTATACAACTGGACTTAGAGCGGACAAATTTTTGAAAGATAATTCGACATTTGTCATTGGAAATTTGACATTTGACATTATTCACACTCCCGGACACACTTTAGGCGGCATCTGCCTTTATAATAAAAAAGAACATGTTTTATTTTCCGGCGATACACTTTTTAAAAATGATTATGGGAGAATCGATCTTCCCGGAAGTTCGCAAGATCAAATGGAAGAGTCGCTTAAGAAATTACAAAAACTCCCGCCCGAAACCAGAGTTTATCCCGGGCACGGCGACCCCACAACAATTGGTGATGAAAAAGATTTAATCATCTGA
- a CDS encoding type III PLP-dependent enzyme, whose protein sequence is MPNLKKLAKEFGTPLLIIDHNIIRRQYKALRKHLPRIGLYYAIKANPEVEIIQTLAPMNSGYDVASYNEFLQVIDNVPDEEKKDYKNFIYDKIILANTIKPIDTLKKLANQQTLMTFDNPEELRKIKKYCPDAGLICRIKVANVGSVVELSSKFGVEPGNAVNLISSAFNMGLSVEGISFHVGSQCLNIDNYVNALNASSEIFKEVGKREHQLRLLNIGGGFPVPYDSANVSFKQLAEKLRKEIDRLFPKKIEIVAEPGRFMVAESATLVVEIIGKSDRDGKTVYYVNDGVYGTLSGVIFDHIPYHFNSFKRGARSACAVVGPTCDAFDSISTSEMLPNLSIGDLLYVKNIGAYSSASATNFNGFDKAKILHINT, encoded by the coding sequence ATGCCTAACTTAAAAAAACTCGCTAAAGAATTCGGGACCCCTCTTTTAATAATCGACCACAATATTATTCGCAGGCAATATAAGGCTTTGAGAAAGCATTTGCCTCGGATTGGTCTCTATTACGCGATAAAAGCGAATCCCGAAGTGGAAATAATACAAACCTTGGCGCCTATGAATTCCGGTTACGATGTCGCGTCATATAATGAATTCCTCCAAGTGATAGATAACGTCCCCGACGAAGAAAAAAAGGATTACAAAAATTTTATTTACGACAAGATCATTCTCGCAAATACAATTAAGCCGATCGATACTTTGAAGAAATTGGCAAACCAGCAAACCCTCATGACGTTCGATAATCCGGAAGAACTAAGGAAAATCAAAAAATATTGCCCTGACGCGGGGCTCATTTGCCGAATAAAAGTCGCGAATGTCGGATCGGTCGTTGAATTATCGTCAAAATTCGGCGTTGAACCGGGAAATGCGGTAAATCTTATTTCATCCGCATTCAACATGGGGCTAAGCGTTGAAGGAATAAGTTTCCATGTAGGAAGCCAATGCCTGAATATCGATAATTATGTAAACGCGTTAAACGCATCGTCTGAAATATTCAAGGAGGTCGGCAAGCGCGAGCATCAGTTGAGATTATTGAATATCGGCGGCGGTTTCCCTGTCCCATATGATAGCGCAAATGTTTCATTTAAACAACTTGCCGAAAAACTTAGGAAAGAGATCGACCGCCTATTCCCGAAGAAAATCGAGATCGTCGCGGAACCCGGCCGATTTATGGTTGCAGAATCTGCAACGCTTGTTGTTGAAATAATCGGGAAATCGGATAGGGACGGAAAAACAGTATATTATGTAAACGACGGGGTTTACGGGACGTTATCGGGTGTAATTTTTGATCACATCCCCTATCATTTCAATTCATTCAAGCGAGGGGCAAGATCGGCATGCGCGGTCGTTGGCCCTACTTGCGACGCATTTGATTCGATCTCAACTTCCGAAATGCTGCCGAATTTAAGCATCGGCGATCTTCTTTATGTCAAGAACATCGGCGCATATTCAAGCGCATCAGCTACAAATTTCAACGGGTTCGATAAGGCGAAGATACTGCATATAAATACTTAA
- a CDS encoding FAD-dependent thymidylate synthase, with product MKILLAGYNLDSTVIEGLKKGETNRSDVTPEVLSASYARISRDSRPIDELRADARREVEKARKSNSTIIFKMGHHSVAEHAVFNFDIIDVTRFSFEEIEKFRLCSYTEKSQRYQKLENHDLVPEEIKAIGLDVLFTKTIEAQNNFYQDMVSKEIPPEDARYITSLATLGQVGMTLNARNLELLFRRFASHPLQEIQQIGRGIYDQVKNIAPSIILFTEATPLDRDTYREIEGVAGRSMEKQGFKKPKNEVLLVDFNKRSDELTLAAMLHTTTSNNFKQCQKMVKSMTPEQKETLIKTSLKNLEFYDSPIREFEYADMIFELTISAACFGQLKRHRIATTTSQAYDPKLGVTIPKSIIEKGLKKEFMKVIRQTEKAYEEILAKNKIAAPYVLTNAHRKRVLFKCNARELYHISRLREDGHAQWDIQNISREMSRLAKEIMPLTMLTIGGKDSYPEIYGKVFGVKPEKNA from the coding sequence ATGAAGATATTATTAGCCGGATATAATTTGGATTCAACAGTTATCGAAGGATTAAAGAAAGGGGAAACGAACAGGTCGGATGTCACTCCTGAAGTTTTATCCGCATCATACGCCAGAATTTCCCGCGATTCCCGCCCTATCGACGAATTACGCGCCGACGCAAGGCGAGAAGTTGAGAAAGCAAGGAAATCGAACTCCACTATAATTTTCAAAATGGGACATCATTCAGTTGCAGAACATGCCGTATTCAATTTCGATATCATCGATGTAACCAGATTTTCTTTTGAAGAAATAGAAAAATTCAGGCTGTGTTCTTATACGGAAAAATCTCAAAGGTACCAAAAGCTCGAAAACCATGATCTAGTACCGGAAGAAATAAAAGCTATCGGACTTGATGTTCTATTTACAAAAACGATCGAAGCGCAAAACAATTTCTATCAGGACATGGTTTCAAAAGAAATTCCGCCAGAAGACGCAAGATATATAACCTCCCTTGCGACCCTTGGCCAAGTTGGAATGACCCTAAATGCGCGAAATCTGGAACTTCTATTTAGAAGATTTGCTTCTCATCCGCTCCAAGAGATCCAACAGATCGGACGCGGAATTTACGATCAAGTAAAGAACATCGCGCCATCGATCATCCTATTTACTGAAGCAACGCCGCTTGACAGGGATACATACAGGGAAATAGAAGGAGTAGCAGGGAGGAGCATGGAGAAGCAGGGATTTAAAAAACCAAAAAATGAAGTTTTGCTTGTTGATTTCAATAAGAGGTCTGATGAGTTAACTCTCGCCGCGATGCTCCATACAACAACTTCAAACAATTTCAAACAGTGCCAAAAAATGGTTAAGTCAATGACGCCGGAACAGAAAGAAACATTGATCAAAACTTCTCTTAAAAATCTTGAATTCTACGATTCACCTATAAGGGAATTTGAATATGCGGATATGATTTTTGAGCTGACGATCTCCGCCGCGTGCTTCGGCCAGTTAAAAAGGCATAGGATAGCGACAACTACTTCTCAAGCATACGATCCAAAGCTTGGAGTGACTATTCCAAAGTCTATTATCGAAAAAGGCTTGAAGAAAGAATTTATGAAAGTTATCCGCCAAACAGAAAAAGCGTATGAAGAAATTTTAGCAAAAAATAAAATTGCAGCTCCATATGTTTTAACGAACGCTCATCGCAAGAGAGTATTGTTTAAATGCAATGCGCGAGAGCTCTATCATATAAGCCGCCTCCGCGAAGACGGGCACGCGCAATGGGACATACAAAACATCTCGCGAGAAATGTCGAGGCTCGCAAAAGAAATAATGCCTCTCACAATGCTAACTATCGGCGGGAAAGATTCATACCCGGAAATTTATGGAAAAGTTTTCGGCGTGAAGCCGGAGAAAAATGCCTAA